One part of the Streptomyces sp. NBC_00286 genome encodes these proteins:
- a CDS encoding thioesterase family protein has product MSEAALVQAAIGDSEFDRDTAVTRRAPGVYDIDLSAGWTIINAVNGGYLLAVLGRALADTLPHGDPFTVSAHYLTASEPGPAVVRTDVVRTGRTLSTGQASLFQYDEAGREVERIRVLASYGDLDALPDDVRTSAKPPAIPPLDQCFGPADSPAPVPGSSAITDRLMLKLDPSTLGWALGSPSGKGEMRAWFGLADGRDADPFSLLLAVDALPPTAFELGLSGWVPTVELTVHIRCRPAPGPLRVSITTRNLAGGFLEEDAEVWDSADRLVAQSRQLARVRL; this is encoded by the coding sequence ATGTCAGAAGCAGCTCTCGTACAGGCAGCGATCGGCGACAGCGAGTTCGACCGCGACACCGCGGTCACGCGCCGCGCACCCGGCGTCTACGACATCGACCTGTCCGCCGGTTGGACGATCATCAACGCCGTCAACGGCGGTTACCTGCTGGCCGTTCTGGGCCGCGCCCTCGCGGACACCCTGCCGCACGGCGACCCGTTCACGGTCTCCGCGCACTACCTGACCGCATCCGAGCCGGGTCCGGCGGTCGTCCGCACGGATGTCGTACGCACCGGCCGTACCCTGTCGACAGGTCAGGCCTCCCTCTTCCAGTACGACGAGGCAGGCCGGGAGGTCGAGCGGATCCGCGTACTCGCCTCCTACGGGGACTTGGACGCGCTCCCCGACGACGTACGCACGTCGGCGAAGCCGCCCGCGATTCCGCCGCTGGATCAGTGCTTCGGGCCCGCCGACTCGCCCGCTCCCGTCCCCGGCAGCTCCGCCATCACCGACCGGCTGATGCTCAAGCTCGACCCCTCCACCCTGGGCTGGGCTCTCGGTTCGCCGTCCGGCAAGGGGGAGATGCGGGCGTGGTTCGGGCTCGCCGACGGCCGGGACGCCGACCCCTTCTCGCTGCTCCTCGCGGTCGACGCGCTGCCGCCGACCGCCTTCGAACTGGGCCTGTCCGGCTGGGTTCCGACCGTCGAGCTGACCGTGCACATCCGCTGCCGCCCGGCGCCGGGTCCGCTGCGGGTCTCAATCACCACGCGCAACCTCGCCGGCGGTTTCCTGGAGGAGGACGCCGAGGTCTGGGACAGCGCGGACCGGCTGGTGGCGCAGTCTCGACAGCTTGCGCGGGTCAGGCTCTGA
- a CDS encoding ABC transporter ATP-binding protein has product MSETKKTDEAKAGVATAPAQASASDNREVLLKVEGLQKHFPIRKGVLQRQVGAVKAVDGIGFEVRRGETLGVVGESGCGKSTMGRVITRLQDPTGGSIHFEGKDITRLDTAGMRPLRRDIQMIFQDPYGSLNPRHTIGGIVSAPFRLQGIEPEGGAKKEVQRLLELVGLSPEHYNRYPHEFSGGQRQRIGIARALALKPKLVVADEPVSALDVSIQAQVVNLLDDLQQELGLTYVIIAHDLSVVRHVSDRIAVMYLGKIVELADRDSLYKAPMHPYTKALMSAVPIPDPRRRAAKSERILLKGDVPSPISPPSGCRFHTRCWKATEICATKEPPLLELRPGQQVACHHPENFEDQAPQDTVLLTAAKEAAELVADEVLAESAETSAAVAAQVGDTSGEEREDSGAEKDSGTTKDSGSSKE; this is encoded by the coding sequence GTGAGTGAGACGAAGAAGACGGACGAGGCGAAAGCGGGCGTGGCCACGGCGCCTGCCCAGGCCTCCGCTTCCGACAACCGGGAGGTGCTGCTCAAGGTCGAGGGCCTGCAGAAGCACTTCCCGATCCGCAAGGGCGTCCTCCAGCGCCAGGTCGGCGCGGTCAAGGCGGTCGACGGCATCGGCTTCGAGGTACGCAGGGGCGAGACCCTCGGCGTGGTCGGCGAGTCCGGCTGCGGCAAGTCGACCATGGGCCGGGTCATCACGCGGCTCCAGGACCCGACGGGCGGCTCGATCCACTTCGAGGGCAAGGACATCACGCGCCTGGACACGGCCGGGATGCGTCCGCTGCGGCGGGACATCCAGATGATCTTCCAGGACCCGTACGGCTCCCTGAACCCGCGGCACACCATCGGTGGCATCGTTTCGGCGCCGTTCCGGCTCCAGGGCATCGAGCCCGAGGGCGGCGCGAAGAAGGAGGTCCAGCGGCTCCTGGAGCTGGTGGGTCTGAGCCCCGAGCACTACAACCGCTACCCGCACGAGTTCTCCGGCGGTCAGCGCCAGCGCATCGGCATCGCCCGAGCGCTCGCACTGAAGCCGAAGCTGGTCGTGGCCGACGAGCCGGTCTCCGCGCTCGACGTGTCGATCCAGGCGCAGGTCGTGAACCTGCTGGACGACCTCCAGCAGGAGCTGGGCCTGACGTACGTGATCATCGCGCACGACCTGTCCGTCGTACGCCATGTCTCGGACCGTATCGCGGTGATGTACCTCGGCAAGATCGTCGAGCTCGCGGACCGCGACTCGCTCTACAAGGCGCCGATGCACCCGTACACCAAGGCGCTGATGTCGGCCGTGCCCATCCCGGACCCCCGGCGCCGGGCCGCCAAGAGCGAGCGCATCCTGCTCAAGGGCGATGTGCCCTCGCCGATCTCGCCGCCGAGCGGCTGTCGCTTCCACACCCGGTGCTGGAAGGCCACGGAGATCTGCGCCACCAAGGAGCCGCCGCTCCTCGAGCTGAGGCCGGGTCAGCAGGTGGCCTGCCACCACCCGGAGAACTTCGAGGACCAGGCCCCGCAGGACACCGTCCTGCTGACCGCCGCGAAGGAAGCGGCGGAGTTGGTGGCCGACGAGGTGCTCGCGGAGTCGGCGGAGACCTCGGCTGCGGTCGCGGCGCAGGTGGGGGACACGTCGGGCGAGGAGCGCGAGGATTCCGGTGCCGAGAAGGATTCCGGTACCACCAAGGACTCCGGGTCCTCCAAGGAGTAA